From Sphingopyxis sp. MWB1, a single genomic window includes:
- a CDS encoding class I SAM-dependent methyltransferase, giving the protein MAGGHGELMDRVYRTQRHIYDLSRKYYLLGRDGLIADLAPPPGGAILEIGCGTGRNLVAAARRWPQAQCFGIDISEAMLETARASIRRAGLAGRVTVARADACDFDADALFGRAAFDRIFISYALSMIPDWKAALVQAAQHVAPGGRLEVVDFGQQEGLPSLWKQGLFGWLSQFHVAPRAELGPLIAGLARETGSAGYCRSLYRGYALRCGLVR; this is encoded by the coding sequence TATGACCTCAGCCGCAAATATTATCTGCTGGGGCGCGACGGGCTGATCGCCGATCTGGCGCCGCCGCCGGGCGGCGCGATATTGGAGATTGGCTGCGGCACGGGGCGCAATCTGGTCGCGGCGGCGCGGCGCTGGCCGCAGGCGCAATGTTTCGGGATCGATATTTCGGAGGCGATGCTGGAAACCGCGCGCGCTTCGATCCGCCGCGCCGGGCTGGCGGGCCGGGTGACGGTCGCGCGCGCCGATGCCTGCGATTTCGATGCCGATGCCTTGTTCGGAAGGGCCGCCTTCGACCGGATTTTCATCAGCTATGCGCTGTCGATGATCCCCGACTGGAAGGCCGCGCTGGTTCAGGCGGCGCAGCATGTCGCCCCCGGCGGGCGGCTCGAAGTTGTCGACTTCGGCCAGCAGGAAGGCCTGCCTTCCTTGTGGAAGCAGGGCCTCTTCGGCTGGCTCTCCCAATTCCACGTCGCCCCGCGCGCCGAACTCGGCCCGCTCATCGCCGGATTGGCAAGGGAAACCGGCAGCGCCGGCTATTGCCGCAGCCTCTATCGTGGCTACGCCCTGCGCTGCGGCCTCGTGCGATAA